The following are from one region of the Coccinella septempunctata chromosome 7, icCocSept1.1, whole genome shotgun sequence genome:
- the LOC123317537 gene encoding uncharacterized protein LOC123317537, with protein sequence MCSALKILVCVALVFTSTVTSNERKKRSGFLNLGPAQYQPNWALRSNANERIVPLYDVLRVNLNEAENLASPVGNVAESTGEQTSILNYANPSYQQEEDSNRQYSTERSIQNEQGENVYSGLNEYRPVNGQRQPKFSNLIRNGQVYLVSNEPDQRLNSPSYGTINKGLQNPQRSGALNSQNSALLGENPSTNVAQDLSTKIGILGARNPLSSAQIGQLHNGYSSQLLRTDGLRQIPGSYAQGEAISGNLEGRRYQINRLPLSSNQLPLREQPIARNIQKNGLTSSRNNVGDGESWLRAVQGGNNGQRAVEAGSNPWRRPAIRNEQSSNVQSSQQGDGNGDNLSQGQNAYGYSELSAKILNVIRSNPSMMSNLGQLLGKQDSGNQQVRQLKQLLQEVGKINGNTAINGRGNDQSSLLKNLFDIMVQNGISPVSYHGVQRWRF encoded by the exons atgtgtagtgctTTGAAAATATTG GTTTGTGTTGCCCTGGTTTTCACCTCAACCGTGACATCAAACGAGAGGAAGAAAAGATCTGGCTTCCTCAATTTGGGCCCAGCTCAGTATCAGCCTAACTGGGCACTTCGTTCGAACGCCAATGAAAGAATCGTTCCTCTTTACGATGTACTCAGAGTGAACCTAAACGAAGCAGAAAACCTAGCTAGCCCAGTCGGCAATGTTGCTGAGTCTACAGGAGAACAAACATCTATCCTGAATTATGCCAATCCTAGTTATCAGCAAGAGGAAGATTCCAACAGGCAGTACTCGACTGAAAGGAGTATACAGAATGAACAAGGAGAAAACGTATATTCAGGATTGAACGAATACAGACCTGTCAACGGGCAAAGACAACCAAAGTTTTCAAACCTTATAAGGAACGGCCAAGTTTATTTGGTTTCAAACGAGCCAGATCAACGACTAAACAGTCCATCGTATGGTACCATAAACAAAGGTCTTCAGAATCCTCAGCGAAGTGGAGCTTTAAACTCACAAAATAGTGCATTACTTGGCGAGAATCCATCAACCAATGTTGCTCAAGATCTTTCGACTAAAATAGGCATTTTGGGAGCTAGAAACCCTCTATCTTCAGCACAAATCGGCCAGCTTCATAATGGATACAGCTCACAACTCTTGAGAACTGATGGTTTGAGACAGATTCCAGGTAGTTATGCTCAAGGCGAAGCCATAAGTGGTAATCTGGAAGGAAGACGATACCAAATCAACCGTTTACCTCTTTCTTCCAACCAACTTCCACTCAGGGAACAACCTATCGCTAGGAATATCCAGAAGAATGGTTTGACATCATCAAGAAACAATGTTGGCGATGGAGAATCTTGGTTACGAGCAGTCCAAGGTGGTAACAATGGGCAAAGAGCTGTTGAAGCAGGATCAAACCCATGGAGGAGACCAGCAATAAGGAATGAGCAATCATCCAATGTCCAATCGTCCCAACAGGGTGATGGTAATGGAGACAATTTGAGCCAGGGACAGAACGCATACGGCTACAGTGAATTGAGCGCGAAAATCCTGAATGTGATCCGATCGAATCCATCCATGATGTCTAACTTGGGACAACTGCTGGGTAAACAAGACTCTGGAAACCAGCAAGTGAGGCAGCTCAAGCAACTCCTTCAAGAAGTTGGCAAGATTAACGGAAACACAGCAATTAATGGAAGAGGTAACGACCAAAGCTCACTTTTGAAGAATCTCTTCGATATCATGGTTCAGAACGGAATAAGTCCAGTGTCGTACCACGGAGTCCAAAGGTGGAGATTCTAA